A single Anopheles funestus chromosome 2RL, idAnoFuneDA-416_04, whole genome shotgun sequence DNA region contains:
- the LOC125762725 gene encoding putative mediator of RNA polymerase II transcription subunit 26, whose amino-acid sequence MCFVVGLVRHCWEHFHFTSPSVRSYIGETLSHSEQRQSIRDFFFVSNEFHLKKKDFSKFLPSVIMKQNSTKPTTTATPSKAGNRPSMQHGQHHHQQTSVHPQQLQQPVAVTYHQQQHPYQAPSQQQPHHSHLQQQHQTGCIVLPSAAVHQQPQHTFLSQPSGQQVPLAPMYVGGTVMGQQTAQQAVPSGFSTSAQQPPVSYLQTVQHHQPAMSQVQQRPDYQPTVADFVAASAAPGGVSGAHQPYKQQAHRQQAQPMQSYQEAPTSSYPMHMQSSLHPEGPTTEAQYFFDANCTMPVVQQQTPPTQTGCRNPTCTSCKSFKRN is encoded by the exons ATGTGTTTCGTAGTAGGCTTAGTACGGCATTGTTGGgaacatttccatttcacaTCTCCCAGCGTTCGGTCGTACATTGGCGAAACCTTGTCACATTCGGAACAGCGTCAATCCattagagatttttttttcgtctccaACGAATTccacttgaaaaaaaaggacttttccaaatttttacCATCCGTCATCATGAAACAAAATTCCACAAAACCCACAACGACAGCGACGCCATCGAAGG CGGGAAATCGACCATCGATGCAACATGGAcaacaccatcaccagcaGACGTCCGTGCATCCACAGCAGTTGCAGCAGCCTGTGGCAGTAACgtatcatcagcagcaacatccgTACCAGGCACCATCCCAACAGCAGCCTCATCATTCGCATCTTCAGCAACAACACCAGACAGGGTGCATAGTGCTGCCATCCGCAGCAGTGCACCAACAACCGCAACACACTTTCTTGTCCCAACCGTCCGGGCAGCAGGTTCCCTTGGCTCCCATGTACGTGGGCGGTACGGTCATGGGTCAGCAAACAGCTCAACAAGCCGTACCGAGCGGCTTTTCGACTTCGGCCCAACAACCACCGGTGAGCTATCTGCAAACTGTCCAACACCACCAGCCAGCGATGTCGCAGGTACAGCAGCGGCCAGACTATCAGCCAACCGTGGCCGACTTTGTGGCTGCTAGTGCTGCACCTGGTGGGGTTTCCGGTGCGCATCAACCGTACAAACAGCAGGCACATCGACAACAGGCACAGCCAATGCAATCGTATCAAGAAGCGCCTACCAGCTCGTACCCGATGCACATGCAGTCGTCCCTGCACCCGGAAGGACCGACGACGGAAGCTCAGTATTTCTTCG ACGCAAACTGCACGATGCCAGTCGTACAACAGCAAACGCCGCCGACACAAACCGGATGCAGGAACCCAACGTGTACGAGCTGTAAATCCTTTAAGCGCAACTAA
- the LOC125762737 gene encoding uncharacterized protein LOC125762737, protein MSSTVEKNEYPKASNALVIGAVLSYVAGVFLLMSFCSPYWIVSYPESFSSFKNMGLWEYCFRDFTYPYYQFPKQFNGCHHIFSEEYYVIREYLLPGWLMVVQGFVTISFLCTFTSLIIMACEIVRWPLKFVLRYEWMLSSVSFTGIASSSFFLFLAVAVFGGNAYRRDWLMYPKFNVLSWSYELAVISFMIQGLAALLLYKESRKSYEMRREAKNLVMQMQMHEPGYHPSHHTSRSLHSGGYI, encoded by the exons ATGTCTTCgacggtggaaaaaaatgaatatccAAAAGCATCCA ATGCATTGGTAATCGGTGCAGTGTTGTCGTACGTCGCGGGAGTATTTTTGTTGATGAGCTTTTGCTCACCGTACTGGATCGTATCGTATCCGGAGTCATTCAGCAGTTTCAAAAACATGGGCCTGTGGGAGTACTGCTTCCGTGACTTTACCTACCCGTACTACCAGTTTCCCAAGCAATTCAACGGCTGCCATCATATTTTCAGCGAG GAGTACTACGTCATCAGAGAGTACCTGCTGCCGGGATGGTTAATGGTGGTGCAAGGATTTGTAACGATTTCCTTTCTGTGCACATTCACTTCGCTGATTATTATGGCCTGCGAGATTGTCAGGTGGCCACTCAAGTTTGTGCTGCGTTACGAGTGGATGCTAAGCAGCGTTTCGTTTACCGGGATAGCTTCGTCAT ccttctttttgtttttagctgtAGCCGTCTTTGGTGGAAATGCATACCGGCGCGATTGGCTGATGTACCCCAAGTTCAACGTGCTTTCGTGGTCATATGAACTGGCCGTGATTTCATTTATGATTCAGGGGCTCGCCGCTTTGCTACTGTACAAGGAATCGCGCAAATCGTACGAAATGCGTCGCGAAGCAAAGAATTTGGTCATGCAGATGCAAATGCACGAACCGGGATATCATCCATCGCACCACACTAGCCGAAGTCTGCACAGCGGCGGTTACATATAA